One genomic segment of Mycolicibacterium gilvum includes these proteins:
- a CDS encoding PaaI family thioesterase, with protein MSEVPDGLGDGFDKELGLTYLEMSPDGGRAQLEITEKLLQPWGIVHGGVYCAVIESMASVSAHVWLGQNGGGTVVGVNNNTDFLRAIRSGTVTATSTPIHRGRRQQLWLITITDEAGKTVARGQVRLQNLPDA; from the coding sequence GTGAGTGAAGTTCCTGACGGCCTCGGCGACGGTTTCGACAAAGAACTCGGGTTGACCTACCTGGAGATGTCGCCGGACGGCGGGCGCGCGCAACTCGAGATCACCGAGAAGCTGTTACAGCCGTGGGGGATCGTGCACGGCGGTGTGTACTGCGCGGTGATCGAGAGCATGGCCAGCGTGTCGGCACACGTATGGCTGGGCCAGAACGGTGGAGGCACGGTCGTCGGCGTCAACAACAACACCGACTTCCTGCGGGCGATCCGCTCGGGAACGGTCACCGCGACGTCGACGCCCATCCATCGCGGCCGACGCCAGCAGCTCTGGTTGATCACCATCACCGACGAGGCGGGCAAGACGGTGGCGCGGGGCCAGGTGCGGCTCCAGAACCTGCCCGACGCGTAG
- a CDS encoding urease subunit gamma, with protein MRLTPPEQERLLLSYAAELARRRQARGLKLNHPEAVAIITDHILEGARDGRTVAELMISGRDVLGRDDVLVGVPEMLDDVQVEATFPDGTKLVTVHHPIP; from the coding sequence ATGCGTCTGACACCGCCTGAACAGGAACGCCTGCTCCTGTCCTATGCCGCCGAACTCGCCCGCCGCCGCCAGGCCCGCGGGCTCAAGCTCAACCATCCCGAAGCGGTCGCGATCATCACCGACCACATCCTCGAAGGGGCGCGCGACGGCCGCACCGTCGCCGAGTTGATGATCAGCGGCCGAGACGTTCTCGGTCGCGACGACGTCCTGGTGGGTGTCCCGGAGATGCTCGACGACGTCCAGGTCGAGGCGACATTCCCCGACGGCACGAAGCTCGTGACCGTCCACCACCCGATCCCGTGA
- a CDS encoding urease subunit beta: MIPGEIVFGDGDIEINPGAARLEMEIVNTGDRPVQVGSHVHVPQANSALEFDRAAAHGYRFDIAAGTAIRFEPGVAQQVRLVPLRGTREVHGLSLDPPGRLDGSR; encoded by the coding sequence GTGATACCCGGCGAGATCGTCTTCGGCGACGGCGACATCGAGATCAATCCCGGCGCGGCGCGGCTGGAGATGGAAATCGTGAACACCGGTGACCGACCGGTGCAGGTCGGTAGCCACGTCCACGTGCCGCAGGCCAACAGCGCGCTGGAGTTCGACAGGGCGGCCGCGCACGGATACCGCTTCGACATCGCCGCAGGCACCGCGATCCGGTTCGAACCCGGTGTGGCGCAGCAGGTTCGCCTCGTTCCGCTGCGGGGCACCAGAGAGGTGCACGGACTGAGTCTCGACCCGCCCGGCAGATTGGATGGATCGCGATGA